Proteins encoded by one window of Kiritimatiellia bacterium:
- a CDS encoding metallopeptidase, producing MSSVGLALTIAVGWCIAAVGHSAEVPIDRAAPLAHVVTNLEGWQVRVDVRLLDGSSAELGRRALALLQNRLLSVALVVPTDKLVRLRGIPIQLDLHHGRMRAMGYHPSAEWLRQNGYDTNLAGCVHIPDAAAFLEPEHYVKQPWAILHELAHAVHHQVLSHEHPGIRAAWERVRAAGRWERCLHIYGHDARHYALTSPQEFFAEMTEAYFGVNDFFPFNRGELRRYEPDIHQLMEDIWERPWPEPAADP from the coding sequence GTGAGCTCCGTAGGTCTGGCCTTGACGATCGCGGTCGGATGGTGCATCGCCGCGGTGGGGCACAGCGCCGAGGTGCCGATCGACCGGGCGGCGCCGTTGGCCCACGTGGTCACCAACCTGGAAGGCTGGCAGGTCCGGGTGGACGTGCGACTGCTCGATGGTTCCTCGGCAGAACTCGGCCGCCGGGCCCTGGCATTGCTGCAAAACCGCCTCTTATCGGTTGCACTGGTTGTGCCGACCGACAAGCTGGTACGGCTGCGGGGCATCCCCATCCAGCTCGATCTCCACCACGGACGGATGCGTGCGATGGGCTACCATCCGTCCGCGGAATGGCTGCGCCAGAACGGCTACGACACCAACCTCGCCGGCTGTGTGCACATTCCCGACGCTGCGGCATTTCTAGAACCGGAACACTACGTGAAGCAGCCGTGGGCAATCCTGCACGAGCTGGCCCACGCGGTCCACCATCAGGTGCTCTCTCACGAACACCCCGGCATTCGGGCGGCGTGGGAGCGTGTTCGCGCCGCTGGACGGTGGGAGCGCTGCCTGCATATCTACGGCCACGACGCGCGACATTACGCGCTGACGAGCCCACAGGAGTTCTTCGCCGAAATGACCGAGGCCTACTTCGGCGTGAACGATTTCTTCCCATTCAACCGTGGTGAACTCCGGCGGTACGAACCGGACATCCACCAGCTGATGGAAGACATCTGGGAACGGCCCTGGCCGGAGCCCGCCGCAGACCCCTGA
- a CDS encoding Gfo/Idh/MocA family oxidoreductase — MKQSCSRRSFLARSGWLAGAPLVIPASVLGADAPSRQITFAFVGVGGMGLANIDRVLKLRDRGARVVAVCDVDRVHARAAAAKVEAAQHDRGVFVTGDFREVTRREGVDAVVISTPDHWHALPALDAIRHGKDVFVEKPLTHSIEEGRLLVAELRAHNRVGQTGTMQRSDGSFRYVAELIRSGGLGRVERIEVRIPANNMYCGATWSPEPVPEGLDYDFWLGPAPWAPYTSQRTHYQFRFILDYAGGQTTNWGAHYIDIAQWALGMDESGPVAVEGFGEFPSSGLFTAPTRVDFTATYANGVTLRVRTRTDGVFDGNVRFFGEKGWIDVSRSRLRASDDALLKIGGGPGARGDSGVAHMADFLECIRSRARPVADLAIGHRSTTVCNLGNIAMLLRRPLKWDPVAEKFVGDAQANRLLGRPYRSPWSLLG; from the coding sequence ATGAAGCAAAGTTGCAGCCGCCGCTCCTTTCTGGCGCGTTCCGGGTGGCTGGCGGGGGCGCCGTTGGTGATTCCTGCAAGCGTACTGGGCGCCGATGCGCCGAGCCGCCAGATCACATTTGCATTCGTCGGCGTCGGTGGCATGGGGTTGGCCAACATCGACCGAGTGCTGAAGCTTCGCGATCGCGGCGCCCGTGTCGTGGCGGTGTGCGACGTGGATCGTGTCCACGCGCGCGCCGCGGCGGCGAAGGTGGAGGCCGCGCAGCACGACCGGGGTGTGTTCGTCACCGGCGACTTCCGCGAGGTCACACGCCGCGAGGGCGTGGACGCGGTCGTGATTTCCACGCCGGACCACTGGCACGCGCTGCCGGCGCTGGACGCGATTCGGCACGGCAAGGATGTCTTCGTGGAGAAGCCGCTGACGCACAGCATCGAGGAGGGCCGCCTGCTTGTCGCGGAGTTGCGCGCGCACAACCGCGTGGGCCAAACCGGTACGATGCAGCGCTCGGACGGCTCGTTCCGCTACGTCGCCGAGCTGATCCGCAGCGGCGGACTCGGCCGCGTCGAGCGCATCGAGGTGCGGATCCCCGCCAACAACATGTACTGTGGTGCGACCTGGTCCCCCGAGCCGGTTCCCGAGGGGCTGGACTATGACTTCTGGCTCGGGCCCGCACCCTGGGCGCCGTACACCTCGCAGCGCACTCACTATCAGTTTCGCTTCATCCTCGACTATGCCGGCGGCCAAACAACCAACTGGGGTGCCCACTACATCGACATTGCGCAGTGGGCGCTCGGCATGGACGAATCTGGCCCCGTCGCGGTGGAGGGATTCGGCGAGTTTCCCTCCTCCGGTCTGTTCACCGCGCCAACCCGTGTGGACTTCACCGCCACCTACGCGAACGGTGTCACGCTGCGTGTGCGCACCCGCACCGACGGCGTCTTCGACGGCAATGTCCGCTTCTTCGGTGAAAAGGGGTGGATTGATGTTTCCAGGTCGCGGCTGCGCGCGAGCGACGACGCGCTGTTGAAGATCGGCGGCGGGCCCGGCGCGCGGGGCGACAGCGGCGTTGCGCACATGGCTGACTTTCTCGAGTGCATCCGCTCACGGGCGCGGCCGGTCGCGGATCTGGCGATCGGCCATCGCTCCACCACGGTTTGCAACCTCGGCAACATTGCGATGCTGCTGCGCCGGCCGCTGAAATGGGATCCGGTGGCCGAAAAGTTCGTCGGCGACGCGCAAGCGAACCGGCTCCTCGGCCGACCCTACCGCAGCCCGTGGTCGCTGCTCGGCTAA
- a CDS encoding glycosyl hydrolase: MRFTRRDFLRSVGATVGILAGGRAERGQSAPSVAATSDADLAAFRNPPTDARPFVRWWWNGNKVRAEELLRELDLLRAAGIGGVEINSIRFPAPQDPLNVPAVEWLGPEWCELVRVAVEGARARGLTPDIIVGSGWPFGGRFLPRKYQTQILSVGRRRVEGPTMLELSREELLAEVELKLHSKHDDIEKSVLMVHLTPAAVDQFVAPVEVTDRYRDDRLRLEIPPGPHVVHWFVVQTGFQAVINGAPGSDGPVLNHFNREAVEFYLNHMSEGLRPYAGKLGRWFRAVFCDSLELEGANWNPDLFDEFARRRGYDLRLWLAYLLPRTGHMGETVEDASAVQLRGEMEDLVARVRYDYWITLIELFRERFIEPFVEWCRREEVKSRVQAYGHGYEPLDSSTLVDIPECETWLNRQIGTDEWTGPGQVNNKFTSSGARLAGRRRVSCEEITNTQYVFFTPLSLVKIAGDESYLTGVTHPVLHGFNYSPPEAGVPGWVRYGTYFSEHNTWWPFLRRWTDYKARLTWLFEQAEPQASVAIVHPLADLWSRWGMQRDPFPRVWHPKYSHLLWRALHALGHNCDYANETGLVRAEMRDGAAHIGPRRYETIILMEVDTLRPDAAAALERFCAAGGRLVMIGRPPSRAPGLKGRGEGDRTVRETMERLRANHPARCHVVEPPREGGDLVEWFRGVQLRCGLEPDVRIEPAHWTLRQTHHRWDRREVFFFANTHRERVARFRAEFRTVGERLPWLWNPETGDRRPHPWTEKPNILELELDPGESRLIVFEPGPAPNVPPEPQPDESRAWLPSPALWRVELRHVNGERHKVELTHLANIGTLPGQTGFAGTAVYDCAFEVPPDGAFEFLDLGTVHEISEVILDGRPLGVRWYGRHRYPLPAPLAPGRHHIEIRVTTVLGNWMQSLKDNWTAQRWTAKLPARPMGLLGPVRLYPRRPLRA; the protein is encoded by the coding sequence ATGCGATTCACGCGTCGCGATTTTTTGCGGTCCGTTGGCGCGACGGTGGGCATCTTGGCGGGAGGCCGTGCGGAACGTGGACAATCGGCGCCGTCGGTGGCTGCCACGAGCGATGCGGACCTTGCGGCGTTTCGAAATCCTCCCACCGACGCCCGGCCGTTTGTGCGATGGTGGTGGAATGGCAACAAGGTTCGGGCGGAAGAACTGCTGCGTGAGCTGGACTTGTTGCGCGCAGCCGGCATCGGCGGCGTGGAGATCAATTCGATTCGGTTCCCCGCACCGCAGGATCCGCTCAACGTGCCGGCGGTCGAATGGTTGGGACCGGAGTGGTGCGAACTGGTCCGCGTGGCGGTCGAAGGGGCTCGCGCGCGGGGTCTGACGCCGGACATCATCGTCGGCTCCGGCTGGCCGTTTGGTGGCCGCTTTCTGCCCCGCAAGTATCAGACCCAGATTCTATCGGTCGGACGTCGTCGCGTTGAGGGACCGACGATGCTGGAGCTCAGCAGGGAGGAGCTCCTGGCGGAAGTGGAATTGAAGCTCCACTCGAAACATGACGATATCGAAAAGTCCGTCCTGATGGTGCATTTGACGCCGGCGGCGGTGGATCAATTCGTCGCGCCGGTAGAGGTCACTGATCGGTACCGTGACGACCGATTGCGGCTGGAGATTCCCCCCGGCCCGCACGTAGTGCACTGGTTTGTGGTCCAGACCGGTTTTCAGGCGGTGATCAACGGCGCGCCGGGCTCCGACGGCCCCGTGCTGAACCATTTCAACCGCGAGGCGGTGGAATTCTACCTGAACCACATGTCGGAGGGGTTGCGGCCCTATGCAGGGAAGCTGGGCCGCTGGTTTCGCGCGGTCTTCTGCGACAGCCTCGAGCTGGAGGGCGCGAACTGGAACCCGGATCTCTTCGACGAGTTTGCGCGCCGTCGCGGCTACGATTTGCGTCTGTGGCTCGCCTATCTGTTGCCGCGTACGGGCCACATGGGGGAGACGGTGGAGGACGCCTCGGCGGTGCAGCTGCGCGGTGAGATGGAGGACCTCGTCGCGCGGGTGCGCTACGACTACTGGATCACGTTGATCGAACTCTTTCGGGAGCGATTTATCGAGCCGTTTGTCGAATGGTGTCGGCGCGAGGAAGTGAAGTCCCGGGTGCAGGCGTACGGGCACGGCTATGAGCCGCTCGACAGCAGCACGCTGGTGGACATTCCGGAGTGTGAGACGTGGCTCAACCGGCAGATCGGCACTGACGAGTGGACCGGCCCTGGCCAAGTGAACAACAAGTTCACCTCCTCGGGTGCGCGGCTTGCGGGCCGGCGGCGGGTGAGCTGCGAGGAGATCACCAACACGCAATATGTTTTCTTCACGCCCCTCTCGCTCGTGAAGATCGCGGGGGATGAAAGCTATCTGACCGGCGTCACTCACCCCGTTCTGCACGGTTTCAACTATTCGCCGCCGGAGGCGGGCGTACCGGGCTGGGTGCGATACGGCACCTACTTCAGCGAGCACAATACATGGTGGCCGTTTCTGCGGCGGTGGACCGACTACAAGGCGCGACTCACCTGGCTCTTCGAACAGGCCGAGCCGCAGGCCTCGGTCGCGATTGTCCATCCGCTCGCCGACCTCTGGAGCCGCTGGGGAATGCAGCGGGATCCGTTTCCCCGCGTGTGGCATCCGAAATATTCGCACCTGCTCTGGCGCGCCTTGCATGCGCTGGGCCACAACTGCGACTACGCGAACGAAACCGGCCTTGTGCGGGCGGAGATGCGCGACGGTGCCGCACACATCGGTCCGCGACGGTACGAAACCATCATCCTGATGGAGGTCGACACCCTCCGGCCCGATGCGGCGGCCGCGCTGGAACGATTCTGTGCCGCCGGTGGCCGTCTTGTGATGATCGGTCGGCCCCCGTCGCGCGCGCCGGGCCTGAAGGGGCGGGGCGAAGGGGACCGCACGGTGCGCGAAACCATGGAGCGGCTGCGCGCCAATCACCCGGCGCGGTGTCATGTGGTGGAACCACCGCGCGAGGGCGGTGATCTCGTCGAATGGTTCCGCGGTGTGCAGCTGCGCTGTGGTCTGGAACCAGATGTGCGCATTGAACCCGCGCATTGGACGCTGCGGCAGACCCATCACCGCTGGGATCGTCGCGAGGTGTTTTTCTTTGCGAACACTCACCGCGAGCGCGTTGCGCGATTCCGCGCCGAGTTCCGCACCGTTGGAGAGCGTCTTCCCTGGTTGTGGAACCCAGAAACCGGTGACCGTCGGCCGCATCCGTGGACCGAAAAGCCCAATATCTTGGAGCTTGAGCTTGATCCGGGGGAGTCCCGTTTGATCGTGTTCGAGCCTGGACCGGCGCCGAACGTTCCACCGGAACCGCAGCCGGATGAATCCCGCGCTTGGTTGCCCTCTCCGGCTCTCTGGCGGGTGGAGCTGCGGCACGTAAATGGCGAACGCCATAAGGTGGAGCTGACCCACCTCGCAAATATCGGGACCCTTCCCGGACAGACGGGATTTGCCGGCACCGCAGTGTACGATTGCGCGTTCGAAGTGCCGCCAGACGGAGCCTTTGAGTTCCTCGATTTGGGTACGGTCCACGAGATTTCAGAAGTCATCCTCGACGGCCGCCCGCTCGGGGTCCGCTGGTACGGCCGGCATCGGTATCCGCTGCCGGCACCGCTGGCGCCCGGTCGCCACCACATCGAGATCCGGGTGACGACGGTGCTTGGCAACTGGATGCAGTCGCTGAAAGACAATTGGACCGCACAGCGGTGGACCGCGAAGCTGCCTGCCCGTCCAATGGGACTGCTCGGACCTGTGCGGCTGTATCCGCGACGGCCGCTTAGGGCCTGA
- a CDS encoding MBL fold metallo-hydrolase, producing the protein MRLRFDGGADTVTGSTVWIEANGHRLLRDCGLFQGPRRAAFERNRSFGFKPADLAGVVLSHAHIDHCGNLPSLVRAGFEGPIHATHATADLCGIMLRDAAHIQEQDAAYLNQKTNRRGLPPVEPLYTTADAEKTLRLLHGHAYGQTVEIVPGVELTGVEAGHVLGAELSLLRFEEHGRRLRVAFAVDLGRRNLPLLRDPEVIVEADLLVLESTYGDRDHADARTARERLGAVVRTTLGRGGKLFIPSFALERTQEILYHLYMLQVDGQIQPPCVYVDSPMAGAVTRVFERHLELFDEEARDLHRRMGSLFPPWVRFTSTVEESKQITASNAPCIVLAGSGMCEHGRILHHLKHGIENPRNAIAIVGFQAAHTLGRRLVEGERRVRVFGDEFEVRAEVHVLNAFSAHADQRELLEYVRAARPRRIVLVHGEERARAALAEALRAAQPAPVGLPAAGDVIEL; encoded by the coding sequence ATGAGACTGCGGTTCGACGGCGGTGCCGACACCGTGACCGGGTCAACCGTCTGGATCGAAGCCAACGGTCATCGTCTGCTTCGGGACTGTGGTCTGTTTCAAGGGCCGCGGCGCGCGGCGTTTGAGCGCAACCGCTCGTTCGGATTTAAGCCCGCAGACCTCGCCGGGGTGGTGCTCTCGCATGCGCACATTGACCACTGCGGCAACCTCCCCTCGCTGGTCCGGGCGGGCTTTGAAGGCCCCATCCACGCCACACACGCGACCGCGGACCTGTGTGGCATCATGTTGCGGGATGCGGCGCACATTCAAGAGCAGGACGCCGCCTATCTGAACCAGAAAACCAACCGGCGGGGGCTCCCCCCCGTCGAACCGCTCTACACCACAGCTGACGCGGAGAAAACACTGCGCTTGCTTCACGGACATGCTTACGGGCAGACCGTCGAAATCGTCCCGGGTGTGGAGCTCACGGGTGTGGAGGCCGGGCATGTGCTGGGCGCCGAGCTCTCACTGCTTCGTTTTGAGGAACACGGCCGACGATTGCGCGTCGCGTTTGCGGTGGACCTTGGCCGCCGCAATCTGCCGCTGCTGCGTGACCCGGAGGTGATTGTGGAGGCGGACTTGCTCGTGCTCGAGAGCACCTATGGCGACCGCGACCACGCCGATGCGCGCACAGCGCGGGAGCGTCTCGGCGCGGTGGTGCGGACCACGCTGGGCCGTGGTGGCAAATTGTTCATCCCGTCGTTTGCACTGGAGCGCACGCAGGAAATTCTCTACCACCTGTACATGCTGCAGGTGGATGGCCAGATCCAACCGCCGTGCGTGTACGTGGACAGCCCGATGGCCGGCGCTGTCACGAGGGTGTTCGAACGGCACCTGGAGCTGTTCGACGAGGAAGCACGCGATCTCCACCGTCGAATGGGCTCGCTGTTTCCGCCATGGGTGCGGTTCACCTCAACGGTGGAGGAGTCCAAACAAATCACCGCCTCCAACGCCCCCTGCATCGTGCTGGCCGGCTCCGGTATGTGTGAACACGGGCGAATCCTTCACCACCTGAAACACGGCATCGAAAATCCACGCAACGCGATCGCGATCGTGGGCTTTCAGGCCGCGCACACGCTGGGGCGCCGGCTGGTCGAGGGTGAGCGGCGTGTGCGCGTGTTCGGCGACGAGTTCGAGGTTCGCGCCGAGGTGCACGTGTTGAACGCGTTCAGTGCCCACGCGGACCAGCGCGAGCTGCTGGAGTACGTCCGGGCCGCCCGACCGCGGAGAATTGTGTTGGTCCATGGCGAGGAACGCGCCCGCGCTGCTCTGGCGGAAGCTCTCCGCGCCGCTCAGCCTGCCCCCGTTGGGCTGCCGGCCGCCGGCGATGTGATTGAGCTTTGA
- a CDS encoding DUF1080 domain-containing protein, producing MTSIRCGAMTVLCLVGLQGLFAGEPNQLTPEEQAQGWRLLFDGRSLDAWKSLHKPEIPPGWVVTNGTLTILKSSKAGDLITKERFSNFEFCFEFRLTPGANSGVKYLIDPSRAQGGHGVGPEYQVLDDQRHPDAKLRADGSRTTAALYDVLPAAKDKPLRPPGEWNEGRIVVKGRHVEHWLNGVKVLEYERGSEAFRAAVAKSKFSKMADFAEWADGHLLLQDHNDEVSYRNLKIRVLSPE from the coding sequence ATGACTTCGATCCGGTGCGGCGCGATGACGGTCCTCTGCTTGGTGGGCCTGCAGGGCCTATTCGCGGGCGAACCGAACCAATTGACGCCCGAAGAACAGGCGCAGGGCTGGCGACTGCTTTTTGACGGCCGCTCGCTCGACGCTTGGAAGAGCCTGCACAAGCCCGAGATTCCACCTGGCTGGGTCGTCACGAACGGGACGCTCACGATTTTGAAGAGCTCCAAGGCGGGTGACCTGATCACGAAGGAGCGCTTCTCGAATTTCGAGTTTTGCTTCGAATTCCGGCTCACGCCCGGCGCCAACAGCGGGGTGAAGTACCTGATCGATCCGTCCCGCGCGCAGGGCGGCCACGGCGTCGGCCCCGAGTATCAGGTGCTGGACGACCAGCGGCACCCGGACGCGAAGCTCCGCGCAGACGGCTCCCGCACCACCGCGGCGCTCTACGATGTGCTGCCCGCCGCGAAGGACAAGCCGCTGCGGCCGCCAGGCGAGTGGAACGAGGGCCGCATCGTCGTCAAGGGCCGGCATGTGGAACACTGGTTGAACGGCGTGAAAGTGCTCGAGTACGAGCGCGGCTCGGAGGCCTTCCGCGCCGCGGTCGCGAAAAGCAAGTTCTCAAAAATGGCGGATTTCGCCGAATGGGCCGACGGGCACCTACTGTTGCAGGATCACAACGATGAGGTTTCGTATCGCAACCTGAAGATCCGCGTGCTCTCACCTGAGTGA